From one Melospiza melodia melodia isolate bMelMel2 chromosome 4, bMelMel2.pri, whole genome shotgun sequence genomic stretch:
- the TTLL1 gene encoding polyglutamylase complex subunit TTLL1: protein MAGKVKWVTDIEKSVLINNFEKRGWIQVAENEDWNFYWMSVQTIRNVFSVETGYRLSDDQIVNHFPNHYELTRKDLMVKNIKRYRKELEKEGSPLAEKDENGKYIYLDFVPVTFMLPADYNLFVEEFRKNPSSTWIMKPCGKAQGKGIFLINKLSQIKKWSRDSKTSSFVSQSSKEAYVISLYINNPLLIGGKKFDLRLYVLVSTYRPLRCYMYKLGFCRFCTVKYTPSTSELDNMFVHLTNVAIQKHGDDYNHIHGGKWTVSNLRLYLESTRGKEVTNKLFDEIHWIIVQSLKAVAPVMNNDKHCFECYGYDIIIDDKLKPWLIEVNASPSLTSSTANDRILKYNLINDTLNIAVPNGEIPDCKWNKSPPKEVLGNYEVLYDEEMAQSDGTDRDLRGRPGQPTGVKGSRARDSGKPVLTTWK from the exons ATGGCGGGAAAAGTAAAGTGGGTAACTGACATAGAAAAATCTGTTCTAATAAACAACTTTGAAAAAAGAGGATGGATTCAGGTGGCAGAAAATGAAGACTGGAATTTTTATTG GATGAGCGTCCAAACAATCAGAAATGTGTTCAGTGTGGAAACCGGTTACCGCCTCTCTGATGACCAAATTGTCAATCATTTCCCAAACCACTATGAACTGACCAGAAAAGATTTGATGGTAAAGAATATCAAGAGATACAGAAAAGAACTGGAGAAAGAAGGAAGTCCTCTTGCCGAAAAGGATGAAAATGGGAAATATATTTATTTGG ATTTTGTTCCTGTGACTTTTATGCTTCCTGCCGATTATAATCTCTTTGTTGAAGAATTCAGAAAGAATCCCTCCAGCACATGGATTATGAAACCTTGTGGCAAAGCTCAAGGAAAAGGAATATTTCTAATCAACAAACTCTCCCAAATAAAAAAATGGTCTAGAGACAGCAAAACATCTTC GTTTGTGTCTCAGTCTTCCAAAGAAGCCTATGTGATTTCACTCTACATCAACAATCCCTTACTAATTGGTGGAAAGAAATTTGATCTTCGTCTCTATGTTTTGGTGTCTACCTATCGTCCACTGAGATGTTACAT GTACAAGCTTGGGTTTTGCCGGTTTTGCACAGTGAAATACACACCAAGTACAAGTGAACTGGATAACATGTTTGTACATCTTACAAACGTTGCCATTCAGAAACATGGG GATGATTACAACCATATCCATGGAGGCAAGTGGACAGTGAGTAACTTACGCCTCTACCTGGAGAGCACCCGTGGGAAGGAAGTCACCAACAAATTATTTGATGAAATCCACTGGATCATTGTGCAGTCCCTGAAGGCTGTTGCG cctGTAATGAATAATGATAAACACTGCTTTGAGTGTTATGGATATGACATTATCATTGATGACAAGCTTAAGCCCTGGCTAATTGAG gTTAATGCTTCCCCTTCTCTTACTTCCAGCACCGCTAATGATCGCATCTTGAAGTATAATCTTATTAATGACACACTTAACATTGCTGTGCCTAACGGGGAAATTCCTGACTGCAAATGGAATAAATCTCCACCAAAAGAGGTTCTGGGCAATTACGAAGTCTT ATACGATGAAGAGATGGCGCAGAGCGACGGGACTGACCGCGACCTGCGGGGCCGTCCTGGGCAGCCCACGGGGGTCAAAGGAAGCCGTGCAAGAGATTCAGGAAAGCCTGTCCTGACCACCTGGAAGTGA